The Candidatus Omnitrophota bacterium genome has a segment encoding these proteins:
- a CDS encoding homocitrate synthase — translation MKKEHKIRIVDVTNRDGVQTSRLGLAKLQKTMINIYLNEMGVSQSEFGFPVTRHETNYLNANLELARIGFLKPIVLSGWVRAIREDVEKACAVTRVKNLNLSISTSNQMIQGKFLGKFSKDDVIKMMTDAVDTAKRLGIEFVGVNAEDASRTDIDYLIKFSRAAKKHGADRIRYCDTLGYDDPFTIYERVKILAEEVKIPLELHCHNDLGMVVACSVAGAKAAIDGGVDAYINTTVNGMGERAGNADLVSVILALKYSSGFKDRYVLDENIKLSHAWKIAKYASYAFGVPIPVNQPGVGANAFAHESGIHADGALKDRRNYELYDYESLGRGEPEIIETGRQITAGEYSGIKGFRNVYEKLEIKFKDEKEATKILELVRYANVHTQEPLTEDELRFIARYPDIAKKIFTMAP, via the coding sequence ATGAAAAAAGAGCATAAGATACGAATAGTAGATGTCACGAACAGGGACGGCGTGCAGACGTCGAGGCTGGGCCTCGCGAAACTGCAGAAGACGATGATAAACATATACCTGAATGAGATGGGTGTATCTCAGTCGGAATTCGGTTTCCCGGTCACGCGCCACGAGACGAATTACCTGAATGCCAACCTGGAGCTTGCCAGGATCGGTTTCCTGAAGCCGATCGTCCTGAGCGGATGGGTCCGGGCCATACGGGAAGATGTCGAAAAGGCATGCGCCGTGACCAGGGTGAAGAACCTGAACCTGTCGATCTCGACGTCCAACCAGATGATACAGGGGAAATTCCTCGGAAAATTCTCGAAAGACGACGTGATAAAGATGATGACGGATGCGGTAGACACGGCTAAGAGGCTCGGGATAGAGTTCGTCGGCGTGAACGCGGAGGACGCGTCCAGGACCGACATCGACTACCTCATAAAGTTCTCCAGGGCCGCCAAAAAGCACGGGGCGGACAGGATACGGTACTGTGATACCCTTGGCTATGACGACCCTTTCACCATCTATGAGCGCGTAAAGATACTGGCGGAAGAGGTGAAGATACCCCTGGAACTGCATTGCCATAACGACCTCGGCATGGTCGTCGCCTGTTCCGTGGCAGGCGCAAAGGCCGCCATAGACGGCGGGGTGGACGCATACATAAATACGACGGTCAACGGCATGGGCGAACGCGCGGGGAACGCGGACCTTGTAAGCGTGATACTTGCGTTAAAGTATTCGAGCGGTTTCAAGGACAGGTATGTGCTTGACGAGAATATAAAACTTTCGCACGCGTGGAAGATCGCGAAGTATGCCTCCTACGCTTTCGGCGTACCGATACCGGTAAACCAGCCGGGCGTCGGAGCGAATGCGTTCGCGCATGAATCCGGGATACACGCCGACGGCGCCCTCAAGGACCGTAGGAACTACGAGCTGTACGATTACGAATCCCTGGGGAGGGGCGAGCCAGAGATCATAGAGACCGGGAGGCAGATCACGGCCGGTGAATACAGCGGCATAAAAGGTTTCAGGAACGTATATGAGAAACTCGAAATAAAGTTCAAGGACGAGAAAGAGGCTACCAAGATCCTCGAGCTTGTGAGATATGCCAACGTCCATACGCAAGAGCCGTTGACAGAAGATGAGCTCAGGTTCATAGCCAGATATCCGGACATAGCGAAGAAGATCTTCACGATGGCCCCGTAG
- the serA gene encoding phosphoglycerate dehydrogenase, which translates to MPFKILISDSLSKEAVDILEKEKEFKVDVNTKLTPDELKKAIKNYDALAVRSGTKVTREIIEAADRLKVIGRAGVGLDNVDVEAASKKGIIVVNTPGGNTISTAEHTMSMMLALSRNIPQADCSMKKGEWERKKFMGVELYGKTLGILGLGRIGTEVARRALSFDMRVVAYDPYLSLEKAKELGIESVNLKTLFKEADYITVHTPLTEETKGIVSDKEFDIMKKGVRIINCARGGIIDEGALSRAIEAGKIAGAALDVYEKEPPKDSKLLKLDKVVLTPHLGASTEEAQVNVAIDVANTIKDILLNRCIRNAVNIPCVDSEILRTIEPYLKLAENIGSMHSQLADGHIKRVKIRYVGDIIKYDLAPFTVSLVKGMLTPILQETINFVNALVIAKERGINIIETKTAEVQDFASLIWVEVETEKTTNSISGTLFTKVDPRIVKINEFYVDCVPQGYMLVVFNKDVPGIIGQIGTILGKNKINIAGMSFGREDKGGRAITVLNVDSEVSKKVLDEIRKANNIEEVKLVKL; encoded by the coding sequence ATGCCGTTCAAAATTCTGATCAGCGATTCTCTTTCCAAAGAGGCGGTCGATATCCTTGAGAAGGAGAAGGAGTTCAAGGTAGACGTAAATACCAAGCTCACCCCCGACGAGCTGAAGAAGGCGATAAAGAACTACGATGCCCTTGCCGTCAGGAGCGGGACGAAGGTCACCAGGGAGATAATAGAGGCCGCCGACAGGCTTAAGGTCATAGGCAGGGCCGGTGTAGGGCTCGACAACGTGGACGTAGAGGCTGCCTCTAAGAAGGGCATCATCGTAGTCAATACGCCGGGCGGGAATACCATCTCGACGGCGGAGCATACGATGTCGATGATGCTTGCCCTCTCAAGGAACATCCCCCAGGCCGACTGTTCCATGAAGAAGGGCGAGTGGGAGCGCAAGAAATTCATGGGCGTGGAGTTGTACGGAAAGACGCTCGGCATCCTGGGGCTTGGCAGGATAGGTACCGAGGTCGCAAGGCGCGCGCTCAGTTTCGATATGCGCGTCGTCGCGTACGACCCGTATCTTTCGCTGGAGAAGGCGAAGGAACTGGGAATAGAATCGGTAAACCTTAAGACACTTTTTAAAGAAGCGGATTATATTACGGTCCACACTCCGCTCACCGAAGAGACGAAGGGCATCGTCTCCGATAAAGAATTCGATATAATGAAGAAGGGCGTGAGGATCATCAACTGCGCCCGCGGAGGGATCATAGATGAAGGGGCTCTTTCCAGGGCCATAGAGGCCGGTAAGATAGCCGGCGCCGCCCTCGATGTCTATGAAAAGGAGCCGCCGAAGGACTCGAAGCTTCTGAAGCTTGATAAGGTGGTGCTGACCCCGCATCTGGGCGCGTCCACGGAAGAGGCGCAGGTGAATGTGGCGATCGACGTAGCCAATACCATAAAGGACATACTCCTGAACCGCTGTATAAGGAACGCCGTGAATATACCGTGCGTAGATTCCGAGATACTCAGAACGATCGAACCGTATCTCAAGCTTGCCGAGAACATAGGTTCTATGCACTCCCAGCTTGCCGACGGGCACATCAAGCGCGTGAAGATAAGATATGTAGGCGATATCATAAAATACGACCTTGCGCCTTTTACCGTGTCCCTGGTTAAAGGCATGCTTACGCCTATACTGCAGGAGACGATAAATTTTGTCAACGCCCTTGTCATAGCGAAGGAGCGGGGCATAAATATCATAGAGACCAAGACGGCCGAAGTCCAGGACTTCGCAAGCCTGATATGGGTAGAGGTCGAGACGGAAAAGACCACCAACTCGATAAGCGGGACTTTGTTCACCAAGGTCGACCCCAGGATCGTGAAGATAAACGAGTTCTATGTCGACTGCGTGCCCCAGGGCTACATGCTCGTCGTCTTCAATAAGGACGTTCCCGGCATCATCGGGCAGATAGGGACCATCCTCGGCAAGAACAAGATAAATATAGCCGGCATGTCATTCGGCCGCGAGGATAAGGGAGGAAGGGCCATCACGGTACTGAATGTCGACAGCGAGGTCTCGAAAAAGGTGCTGGATGAGATCCGCAAGGCGAATAATATAGAGGAAGTCAAGCTGGTCAAACTGTAG
- a CDS encoding alanine--glyoxylate aminotransferase family protein — protein sequence MAKHYLMTPGPTPVPEEIRQEMARPMIHHRTKEYQAIFKDATEGLKKIFKTSGDVFTFTSSGTGAMEASIVNILSPGDRIVVVRGGKFGERFGDIAKAYGVQVIPIDVEWGTAPKPEAIRDALKANPGVKAVYTTLCETSTATVYDIKAAGEILKGTETLLVVDVISGLGADDFENDAWGVDIAICGSQKGLMIPPGLAFCTVSQKAWRSVETSKLPKFYFNFKKYKKSYLDTDTPFTSAITLVIGLKKAVEMINKKGIDSVIREHRNMSMAVRSAAGALGLEIFSRSPSSAVTGVKTPEGMDADALIKILKTEFGVTFAGGQEQLKGKIFRVAHMGGIDEEHTVEAVKALEQGLAKLGHKFKPGAGVDAAKNILSKK from the coding sequence GTGGCTAAGCATTATCTGATGACACCGGGTCCTACACCCGTTCCGGAAGAGATACGGCAGGAGATGGCCAGGCCCATGATCCACCATCGGACCAAGGAATACCAGGCCATATTCAAAGACGCGACGGAGGGCCTTAAGAAGATATTCAAGACCTCAGGCGACGTCTTTACGTTCACCTCCAGCGGGACCGGAGCCATGGAGGCCTCCATAGTCAACATACTCTCACCAGGCGACAGGATAGTAGTTGTAAGGGGAGGGAAATTCGGCGAGAGGTTCGGGGATATAGCGAAGGCGTACGGTGTCCAGGTCATACCCATCGATGTTGAATGGGGCACGGCTCCGAAACCGGAGGCGATAAGGGACGCGCTCAAGGCGAATCCCGGCGTCAAGGCCGTATATACTACGCTCTGCGAAACGTCCACCGCTACCGTCTATGATATAAAAGCGGCCGGCGAGATCTTAAAAGGCACGGAGACCCTGCTCGTGGTCGACGTGATAAGCGGCCTCGGGGCAGACGATTTCGAAAATGATGCCTGGGGAGTCGATATAGCGATATGCGGTTCTCAGAAGGGGCTTATGATACCGCCTGGGCTTGCTTTCTGTACGGTGAGCCAGAAGGCGTGGAGATCGGTAGAGACGTCGAAACTGCCCAAGTTCTATTTCAATTTCAAAAAGTACAAGAAATCGTACCTCGATACCGACACGCCGTTCACGTCGGCGATCACGCTCGTCATCGGCCTGAAGAAGGCGGTAGAGATGATCAATAAAAAAGGGATCGACAGCGTGATAAGGGAACACAGGAATATGTCCATGGCGGTCCGCAGCGCGGCAGGGGCGCTGGGCCTGGAGATATTCTCCAGGTCGCCGTCATCGGCCGTTACGGGAGTGAAGACCCCGGAGGGGATGGATGCCGACGCCCTCATAAAGATACTGAAGACCGAATTCGGCGTGACTTTCGCCGGCGGCCAGGAGCAGCTGAAAGGGAAGATATTCAGGGTTGCCCACATGGGCGGGATCGACGAGGAACATACGGTCGAGGCGGTCAAGGCGCTGGAACAGGGACTTGCAAAGCTGGGTCATAAGTTCAAACCGGGTGCCGGCGTGGATGCGGCGAAGAATATCTTATCGAAAAAATAA
- the clpP gene encoding ATP-dependent Clp endopeptidase proteolytic subunit ClpP, which translates to MSILIPMVIESTGRAERAYDIYSRLLKDRIIFIGTAIDDNVANLIIAQLLFLQMEDQDKDINIYINTPGGSVTSGLAIYDTMQFVKPAVNTYCVGQATSMGALLLAAGTTGKRYALPHSRIMIHQPWGGVQGAAADISIQAQEILRLRTSLEEILAKHTKQSVEKIKKDSDRDYFMSAEEAKAYGIVDEVIANIAKKK; encoded by the coding sequence ATGAGTATCTTGATTCCTATGGTAATAGAATCGACCGGCAGGGCGGAGCGGGCGTATGATATATATTCCCGGCTCCTGAAAGACCGCATCATATTCATCGGGACGGCAATAGACGACAATGTCGCAAATCTGATCATCGCCCAGCTTCTCTTCCTGCAGATGGAGGACCAGGACAAGGATATAAACATATATATCAATACGCCCGGAGGGTCGGTCACGAGCGGACTGGCAATATACGACACGATGCAATTCGTAAAGCCCGCGGTGAATACTTATTGCGTGGGCCAGGCCACAAGCATGGGCGCGCTCCTGCTGGCGGCCGGCACAACGGGTAAGAGGTATGCCCTCCCGCACTCCCGCATAATGATACACCAGCCATGGGGCGGCGTTCAGGGCGCAGCGGCCGATATAAGCATACAGGCACAGGAGATCCTCCGGTTAAGAACGAGCCTCGAGGAGATACTGGCGAAACATACCAAGCAGTCCGTCGAGAAGATAAAGAAGGACAGCGACAGGGACTATTTTATGTCTGCCGAAGAGGCGAAGGCCTACGGCATCGTAGATGAAGTTATAGCAAATATCGCTAAGAAAAAATAG
- the tig gene encoding trigger factor: MKIKAKNTEECATLFEIDVPKETIEKAFEEVYDEISKVAAIPGFRTGKAPRDLVKKHYVTNAKEEVLKRLIPEAYRKAVEEHKIRPVGLPEITDVNFEEGRTLSFKARVDTRPKFKIKNYKGIKVEKKKTVIKDEDVEKMLQSLREINAKYVAEDGRPVQLGDYVMSDMECFVDSKPAHKKRENVWLSVEKESFIPGLNEKMVGMKKDEERDIEVTLPEQYPDKAVAGKKAVYRIKVNGIKSRTLPALDDEFAKDIGKNNLDEVRREIRSELENRAKLDSEVDVENQLLRKLTDDNVFAVPSAMVKRQLHHMVEDSKRRLMEKGFRKEDLDKKEGEFAGKFKEDAVRQVRLMFILDEIALAEHIETAEADVENAFKSIAAQTGQDVVKVREYYEKEDLVDNLAEKIKEEKTIKFLLEKAEITEKE; this comes from the coding sequence ATGAAGATAAAAGCTAAAAATACAGAAGAGTGCGCGACCCTTTTTGAGATCGATGTCCCGAAAGAGACGATCGAAAAGGCATTCGAAGAGGTGTATGACGAGATATCCAAAGTCGCCGCCATACCGGGTTTCAGGACGGGAAAGGCCCCGCGCGACCTGGTCAAAAAACATTACGTGACAAATGCGAAGGAAGAGGTGCTGAAGCGGCTTATCCCGGAGGCCTACAGGAAAGCGGTCGAAGAACACAAGATACGCCCGGTAGGGTTGCCGGAAATAACCGACGTCAATTTTGAAGAGGGCCGAACCCTTTCGTTCAAAGCCAGGGTCGACACGCGCCCGAAGTTCAAGATCAAGAATTACAAAGGGATCAAGGTCGAAAAGAAGAAGACGGTCATCAAAGACGAAGATGTGGAGAAGATGCTGCAAAGTTTACGGGAGATCAATGCCAAATATGTCGCCGAAGACGGACGCCCCGTCCAGCTCGGGGACTACGTTATGAGCGACATGGAATGCTTTGTCGATTCGAAGCCGGCGCATAAGAAGAGGGAGAACGTGTGGCTTTCGGTAGAGAAAGAGTCCTTCATACCGGGCCTTAATGAGAAGATGGTGGGCATGAAGAAGGACGAGGAACGCGATATAGAGGTGACGCTCCCCGAACAGTATCCCGATAAGGCGGTCGCCGGCAAAAAGGCGGTCTACCGCATAAAAGTGAACGGCATAAAGTCCCGTACCCTCCCTGCGCTCGACGATGAATTTGCCAAGGATATAGGTAAGAACAATCTCGACGAAGTGCGGCGCGAGATCAGGTCCGAACTGGAGAACAGGGCGAAGCTCGATTCCGAAGTCGATGTCGAGAACCAGCTTCTCAGGAAGCTGACCGACGATAACGTCTTCGCGGTGCCGTCGGCCATGGTCAAGAGGCAGCTCCATCACATGGTAGAGGATTCAAAGAGGCGGCTCATGGAGAAAGGGTTCAGGAAAGAGGACCTGGATAAGAAAGAGGGCGAGTTTGCCGGCAAGTTCAAGGAAGACGCCGTGCGGCAGGTCCGGCTCATGTTCATACTGGATGAGATCGCCCTGGCGGAGCATATAGAGACGGCGGAAGCCGATGTGGAGAATGCGTTCAAGTCTATCGCGGCTCAAACGGGCCAGGACGTAGTGAAGGTCAGGGAGTACTACGAAAAGGAGGACCTGGTCGATAATCTCGCGGAGAAGATAAAAGAAGAGAAGACGATAAAGTTCCTTCTGGAAAAAGCGGAGATAACGGAAAAGGAATAG
- the lptB gene encoding LPS export ABC transporter ATP-binding protein gives MHLLETKGLVKQYGGRRVVSSVDINVKRGEVVGLLGPNGAGKTTTFYMVTGIVAPDEGTIIFDRQDITGMPLHMRARYGIGYLSQEPSIFRKLTVEENIMAVLETLGFSPRERRRRCDELLNELKITHLRKNKAYTLSGGEKRRVEITRALVTNPLFILLDEPFSGIDPIAVAECQEIIKELRDKGLGILLTDHNVRETLTITDRAYLMADGKILIAGTKEDLISSPQAREIYLGEKFTM, from the coding sequence ATGCATCTGCTGGAGACGAAGGGACTGGTGAAGCAGTACGGCGGAAGGCGCGTTGTCAGCTCCGTAGATATCAATGTCAAACGGGGCGAGGTGGTCGGGCTCCTGGGCCCTAACGGCGCCGGCAAGACCACGACGTTCTATATGGTCACCGGCATCGTGGCCCCGGACGAGGGCACCATCATCTTTGACAGACAGGACATAACCGGCATGCCTCTCCATATGCGCGCCAGATACGGCATAGGGTATCTGTCGCAGGAGCCGTCCATATTCAGGAAACTGACGGTGGAAGAGAATATAATGGCCGTGCTGGAGACGCTGGGATTCTCCCCCAGGGAGAGAAGAAGACGATGCGATGAATTGTTGAACGAGCTTAAGATAACGCACCTCAGGAAGAATAAGGCATATACGCTTTCCGGGGGCGAAAAGAGGCGCGTGGAGATAACGCGCGCCCTTGTCACGAACCCGCTCTTCATACTCCTGGATGAGCCGTTCAGCGGCATAGACCCCATAGCCGTCGCCGAGTGCCAGGAGATAATAAAGGAGCTCAGGGACAAGGGGTTGGGGATACTCCTCACGGATCACAACGTTAGGGAGACCCTGACCATAACCGACCGCGCCTACCTTATGGCCGATGGTAAGATATTGATAGCAGGGACCAAGGAAGACCTCATATCGAGCCCGCAGGCCAGAGAGATATATCTTGGTGAAAAATTTACAATGTAG
- a CDS encoding LptA/OstA family protein produces MRLFYVAMIGLAVITADGCAKKEAPVSREPSREESDAAGPASNTGVQQKILSFNLEGLSDKGEKQWEVTGESAEAVTSEEIRMNKVVAKTFGDEAEATLTADKGIYDKTKNNVVLKENVKAVIENTQGFAQGHMDLPGEAVSGVPGDKKGDDGKKANTETVITCENEAVFDYEKNLAYFDKSVKVASSDGNIDADRITVHLDTKTKQVNDIVAEGNVKIARGPNITYSDKAIYNEGEKKVTLTGNPRVVIMQEGDLQEKFLK; encoded by the coding sequence ATGCGCCTTTTCTATGTAGCGATGATAGGCCTGGCTGTGATAACGGCTGACGGATGCGCAAAGAAGGAGGCGCCTGTCTCCAGGGAGCCCTCCAGGGAGGAGTCGGATGCGGCCGGTCCTGCCAGCAACACCGGAGTACAGCAGAAGATCCTCTCTTTCAACCTGGAGGGCTTGAGCGATAAAGGCGAAAAGCAATGGGAGGTTACGGGCGAGTCGGCTGAAGCGGTCACGTCTGAAGAGATAAGGATGAATAAGGTGGTGGCCAAGACCTTCGGTGACGAGGCGGAGGCTACGTTGACCGCCGATAAGGGGATATACGACAAGACGAAGAACAATGTGGTCCTGAAAGAGAACGTCAAAGCGGTTATAGAAAATACACAGGGTTTTGCCCAGGGACACATGGACCTTCCCGGAGAAGCGGTCAGCGGCGTTCCGGGAGATAAGAAAGGCGACGATGGGAAGAAGGCGAATACGGAGACCGTCATAACATGCGAGAACGAAGCGGTATTCGATTATGAGAAGAACCTCGCTTATTTCGACAAGAGCGTAAAGGTGGCCTCCAGCGACGGCAATATAGATGCCGACAGGATCACCGTGCACCTCGATACGAAGACGAAGCAGGTCAATGATATCGTTGCCGAAGGTAACGTGAAGATAGCCAGGGGGCCCAATATCACTTACAGTGATAAGGCGATATACAACGAGGGTGAAAAGAAGGTCACTCTCACGGGCAACCCCAGGGTGGTGATAATGCAGGAAGGCGACCTGCAGGAAAAATTCCTTAAGTAA
- a CDS encoding lysophospholipid acyltransferase family protein codes for MKFKYRRYYLYYLARVAAAIFSLLPVRMGLLLATLIGRAAFFVLVKYRAIAIENLERAFGAGKTKREVRRIARQVFENLCKNGIELVNLPKMSRSDIDRIVRVENIDVIDSALRENKGIVVLTGHIGNWDLLAVTIRVKGYQGVVIGKRIYFEKYDRFLNGLRKKHDVRIIYRDESPKKILRALKDNWIVGILGDQDVDSVDGVFVDFFGRRAYTPAGPVLLAKASGAALIPAFIIRRNGCHTLVIEKPIELADTGDKKADLVTNTQRWSDVVETYIRRYPEQWVWIHRRWKTQKKV; via the coding sequence ATGAAATTTAAATACAGAAGGTATTATCTCTATTATCTTGCAAGGGTCGCCGCGGCGATATTCTCTCTGCTGCCGGTCAGGATGGGGCTCCTGCTGGCCACTCTTATAGGCAGGGCGGCGTTCTTCGTTCTCGTAAAGTACAGGGCCATAGCGATCGAAAACCTGGAGAGGGCCTTCGGCGCCGGGAAGACGAAACGCGAGGTGCGCCGCATCGCAAGGCAGGTATTCGAGAATCTGTGCAAGAACGGGATCGAGCTCGTCAACTTGCCGAAGATGAGCCGCTCCGATATCGACAGGATCGTCAGGGTAGAAAATATAGATGTGATCGACAGCGCCCTGCGGGAGAACAAGGGGATAGTGGTACTGACGGGCCATATAGGCAACTGGGACCTCCTGGCGGTGACGATAAGGGTCAAGGGGTACCAGGGCGTTGTAATAGGCAAACGCATATATTTCGAGAAGTACGACAGGTTCCTCAACGGTCTCAGAAAGAAGCACGACGTAAGGATAATATACAGGGATGAGTCGCCCAAGAAGATACTGAGGGCACTGAAGGATAACTGGATAGTGGGTATCCTGGGCGACCAGGATGTCGATTCGGTGGACGGCGTCTTCGTCGACTTTTTCGGGCGCCGGGCCTATACGCCTGCCGGGCCTGTCCTGCTGGCAAAGGCGAGCGGGGCCGCTCTCATACCGGCGTTCATCATCAGGAGGAACGGCTGCCATACGCTGGTCATAGAGAAACCTATAGAGCTTGCGGATACCGGTGACAAGAAGGCGGATCTCGTCACCAATACGCAGAGATGGTCGGACGTAGTCGAGACATATATAAGGCGTTACCCGGAACAGTGGGTGTGGATACACCGGCGGTGGAAGACCCAGAAGAAAGTGTAA
- a CDS encoding HAD-IIIA family hydrolase → MTMPHDLAERARRVKVVILDIDGVMTDGRIVYGIYGEELKFFDVQDGFGISLLNRAGIKTVIITAKKTRIVKMRARDMKIARTYQGYIDKIVPFNKVVRKFRVKPEEVCFIGDDLIDIPVLKRVGFAVAVPNAVEEVKGSAHYVTSKAGGRGAVREICDMILKSQSKWDHVTSKFFK, encoded by the coding sequence ATGACGATGCCGCATGATCTCGCGGAGCGGGCCAGGCGCGTCAAGGTCGTCATACTCGATATAGACGGCGTGATGACAGACGGCCGGATCGTTTACGGCATCTACGGGGAAGAGTTGAAATTTTTCGATGTGCAGGACGGGTTCGGCATCTCTCTCCTTAACAGGGCCGGCATAAAGACCGTCATCATAACCGCGAAGAAGACGCGCATAGTCAAGATGCGCGCCAGGGACATGAAGATAGCAAGGACATACCAGGGGTACATAGACAAGATCGTGCCGTTCAATAAGGTGGTTCGGAAATTCAGGGTCAAGCCGGAGGAGGTCTGCTTCATCGGCGACGACCTCATAGATATCCCCGTATTAAAACGCGTTGGTTTCGCAGTTGCGGTCCCGAACGCGGTCGAAGAGGTGAAGGGAAGCGCCCATTACGTCACTTCGAAGGCCGGCGGCCGCGGGGCGGTGCGCGAGATCTGCGACATGATCCTCAAATCCCAGAGCAAGTGGGACCACGTCACGTCGAAGTTCTTCAAGTAA
- a CDS encoding KpsF/GutQ family sugar-phosphate isomerase has protein sequence MSRAIAKKVLRIESDAVSKLIGRIDGNFERVINVICRIRGRVIVTGMGKPGFVSQKISATLSSTGTPSLYLHPAEALHGDLGRVTKDDLVLALSNSGETEEIIKFLPMVRKIGAKLVAMVGNTKSTLAKTADYVLDASVKREACPMGLAPTTSTTAMLAFGDALAVALLEKKGFKEKDFAFYHPGGILGKRLLLKVDDIMRKGSANSIVREDMPVKRVLLAITKARAGSASVVNSRGVLTGIFTDGDLRRHIECDPHLVNRKVREVMTRDPITIRKDRLAAEAFDILRSKRIDEIPVVDGAGRPVGLLDVQDLLKAGLV, from the coding sequence ATGTCGAGAGCGATAGCAAAAAAGGTCCTGCGGATAGAGAGCGACGCCGTATCGAAGCTGATAGGGCGTATAGACGGCAACTTTGAACGGGTCATCAACGTCATCTGCCGGATCAGGGGGCGTGTCATAGTGACCGGCATGGGTAAACCGGGTTTTGTGTCGCAGAAGATATCGGCAACGCTATCTTCGACCGGCACACCGTCTTTATATCTCCATCCGGCGGAGGCCCTTCACGGGGATCTCGGCAGGGTCACCAAGGACGACCTGGTGCTTGCCCTGTCGAATTCCGGCGAGACCGAGGAGATAATAAAATTCCTGCCTATGGTCAGGAAGATAGGGGCGAAGCTGGTCGCTATGGTAGGCAACACGAAGTCGACACTTGCGAAGACCGCCGATTACGTCCTGGACGCCTCGGTGAAGAGGGAGGCCTGCCCTATGGGCCTGGCGCCGACCACATCGACTACGGCGATGCTCGCTTTCGGCGACGCGCTGGCGGTGGCGCTCCTGGAGAAGAAGGGCTTCAAGGAGAAGGATTTCGCTTTCTACCACCCGGGCGGCATACTGGGAAAACGGTTGCTGCTCAAGGTTGACGATATCATGCGTAAGGGCTCCGCGAATTCTATAGTCAGGGAAGATATGCCCGTCAAAAGGGTGCTCCTCGCCATAACGAAAGCGCGGGCCGGCAGCGCGAGCGTCGTAAATTCGCGCGGCGTCCTCACAGGCATATTCACCGACGGCGACCTGCGCAGGCATATCGAGTGCGACCCGCATCTGGTCAACCGGAAGGTGAGAGAGGTCATGACCAGGGACCCGATCACCATAAGAAAAGACAGGCTTGCGGCCGAGGCGTTCGACATACTGCGCTCGAAGCGCATCGACGAGATACCCGTCGTGGACGGCGCCGGGCGTCCGGTGGGGCTCCTGGACGTCCAGGACCTGCTGAAGGCGGGGCTCGTATGA
- the kdsA gene encoding 3-deoxy-8-phosphooctulonate synthase, with the protein MSRAVSIGNIRIGPGNPLVLIAGPCVIESEASAIRHAKALKEIAGSVGIPLIYKSSYDKANRTSLDSYRGPGFKRGLAILRKVKEKTGLPVLSDVHCKDEIKESAKVLDIIQIPAFLSRQTDLIVSAAKTGRVVNIKKGQFLAPWDMKHAVRKMESAGTKKILLTERGVSFGYNNLVSDFRSILIMREFGYPVIYDATHSVQMPGGKGDRSGGESRFIPYLSRAAVTCGADGIFLEVHEDPDRALSDGPNMVKLSGLKSMLQDIKKIEEATKRCRER; encoded by the coding sequence GTGAGCCGCGCCGTTAGCATAGGGAATATCAGGATAGGGCCGGGCAATCCCCTCGTCCTCATAGCCGGCCCGTGCGTGATAGAGTCCGAGGCAAGCGCCATCCGCCATGCGAAGGCCCTCAAAGAGATAGCCGGATCGGTCGGCATCCCCCTCATATATAAATCCAGTTATGATAAAGCCAACAGGACCTCGCTAGATTCTTACCGCGGCCCGGGGTTCAAAAGGGGCCTGGCGATATTGCGGAAGGTAAAGGAGAAGACCGGCCTCCCTGTCTTATCGGACGTCCACTGTAAGGATGAGATAAAAGAATCGGCGAAGGTACTGGACATAATACAGATACCCGCCTTCCTTTCGCGCCAGACGGACCTCATAGTCAGCGCCGCGAAGACCGGCAGGGTAGTGAATATAAAGAAAGGGCAATTCCTCGCCCCGTGGGATATGAAGCATGCCGTCAGGAAGATGGAGTCGGCCGGCACGAAGAAGATACTCCTTACCGAGCGCGGCGTCAGTTTCGGGTACAATAACCTGGTAAGCGATTTCCGGTCCATCCTGATCATGAGAGAGTTCGGTTACCCGGTGATATACGATGCAACGCATTCCGTCCAGATGCCCGGCGGCAAAGGCGACAGGTCCGGAGGGGAGAGCCGGTTCATCCCCTATCTCTCCAGGGCGGCGGTCACGTGCGGCGCCGACGGGATCTTCCTGGAGGTGCACGAAGACCCTGACAGGGCATTGAGCGACGGGCCCAACATGGTTAAGTTGAGCGGTCTCAAAAGCATGCTGCAGGACATAAAGAAGATAGAAGAGGCGACGAAGAGATGTCGAGAGCGATAG